tcccctaaagaagtacttttttcatgtccttcattgaaatgattatgaaaataacttcTCCATCTGTCtgtgaccgcgttctctgtagcaagaacctttccatcctcatccttgatgcacctcacttggtttaggtcccttgtcttcttgtcccttgtcttcttttcccttgctctagctagtttatagatatcaaactctcattctttggtatctagtcgcttatacatatcgtcataagctgctaacttagcttctctcacagctttctttgcCTCTtacttcgctcttctatacctttcaccattttcattggtcctatccttgtataaggctttacaacattccttcttagccttcacctttgtttgtacctcctaaTTCCACCACCAatattccttttggtgtggagcaaagcccttggactctcctaatacctcttttgctacttttcggatacaactagccatggaatcccacatttggctagcttccccctttctatcccacacacactgggtgattactttctctttgaaaatggcttgtttttctccttttagattccaccatctagtccttgggcacttccaagtcttgttctttttttctcactcttttgatatgtacatccatcaccaacaagcgatgttgattagccaagctctctcccggtataactttgcaatccttacaagttatacgatcccctttcctcattagaagaaaatctatttgtgtttttgacgacccactcttgtaggtgatcacatgttcttctctctttttaaagaaggtgttggctaagaagagatcatatgccattgcaaaatccaagatagcttccacatcctcgtttctctccccaaaaccatggccaccatgaaaacctccatagttgcctgtctccttgcccacgtgtccatttaaatctcctcctataaataacttctccatttgagcaattccttgcaccaagtctccaaggtattcccaaaatttctcctttgaactcgtatccaaccctacttggggtgtgtacgcactaatcacattgatgagttcttgtcctattacaatcttgattgccatgattctatctcctaccctcttgacatctacaacatcttgtgtcaaggccttgtccacgatgatgtcaacaccgtttctcgttctatttgtgcccgaatatcaaagtttaaaccctgagttttctagatcctttgccttaagaccaacccacttagtttcttgtaggcacataatatttatccttctcctcaccataacttccactacttccatagattttcccgttaaggttcctatattccacgttcctaaacgcattctactctcttgaactctacccttctgtcctagcttcttcaccctcccccgtctaataggatcaaagtacttcttttgtatgtcctgtgtaaagttgataggagcatatgctcccaaacaactttgagtggagtcgttcgaaaagaagtttctatggtccccttgctcatttacaagaaaaaaaaattgttgagctATTAGACGATTGCTCTGGATTTTTCTTTCTGTTGTAAATAAGAACAGGGTGAGGAGGTAAGGAGGGTAGGTACATTAGCATACCAGGGAAGAGGGTGCAGGGAAATATAACTTCTTTGGAGAAATATATGTTGATCGGTGGTGGTGAAAATGTTATATGTGGCAATAGCATCTGGCTATCGCCGTTCTCAAATTTCGAAGGGTATGAAGAATAGTTGTGTGATTATCAGAAAGAAACTGTTGTTTCAGCATAGTTACAGGAGTACAAAATACCTTCACTCTGATTCTTGGGGCATTTATCTTGGTTATTGTCTATAGTATAAACTATAAAGTATTTGTAGAATTTGCAATTGCCAGGATAATATGGCCATATTTATTGGTTGTGTATCTACAACACAAATTGAACGTAATTCAGGAAAACAGCTATACTCTTTTCGTATTTATCTTGTTTTCTCTTATTATGTGATAGACTTACTTTGAAGGAAAATCTCGTATGGACAACACTGGTGAAAAGAAGGAGCTTGAATGGATAGAGAGAGTGAGATCAGAAGGAGCTGTTCCACTTCTTGATCCGGACAATTGCCGAAATGGTTGGGCTTCTCCACTTGGATACAAGTTCTTGGTTAGAGGTCCAGACTACTTGTCAACCAGGGTTAAAGTTCCTACTAGTGAATATCTTCTAAAGTCTCTTGGTTTCGATTGGATTAGAAGTTCGACAAAGATTGGGGAGGTCTTAAAACATCCAAGTAGTCGTGTCAAGAAGGCTATTGGGGAAGAGTTTCCAAAAGGTGATAAGCCTTTCGTTTGGGCTTTCAATCTTTAAGTTCCGAGTAAGGATAATTATAGTGCTGTGGCGTATTTTACTACCAGAGAGCCTATTCCGGAGGGGTCTTTGATGGACCAGTTCTTGAAAGGTGATGATGGGATTAGGAATTCGAGGCTTAAATTGATTGCCAACATTGTCAAGGGCCCTTGGATTGTGAGGAAAGCAGTTGGGGAGCAGGCCATATGCATAATTGGGCATGCCCTTTCTTGTAATTATTGTGCATCAGATAGTTTCTTAGAAGTAGACATGGATATTGGGTCTTCCATGGTTGCAAGTGCAATAGTTCATCTTGCATCTGGTTATATCACAACCTGACCGTTGACCTTGCATTTCTCATCGAGAGCCAAACTGAATCAGAGCTTCCAGAACAACTTTTAGGTGCTGTAAGATTCTCTGAACTAGACCCTGCGGTGGCAAGGCCAACTGAACCATAACTTGGTAGGAGTGCTGGCAGTTTGCAGTCTAATCTTCCTACACGATTATGGAAGTCAATTGGGCAGGGATTTTCCCACATGCTTCATCCAGGTGACCATGAAAATGGCTCTAGCTTGGGCTCACCACGTGTTAATGGGATTGGAGAAAATGAAAGCAGTTCCATAGAGATTAAGAAATGGTAAGTTCTTCTGACTAGTGGTCACcttgatatttttttaattttcgttttACATGATGTGGCGTTTCTGCTGTGGAAGAAACGTCATCAAAATGCTTCCtcatcataattatcttttgttttgaaagaaacTTTCAAACAAATTCAGAGAAATTTGTAATCTTTTTTCCTGCATGCAGCTTAaattgcttcttctttttttctttctgtcctCTTGTTTTCCCTGTTTCTTGGTCCTATCATTAGGAAATTTGTTCTGCAGGTTGGAATGTGTAAACATACTGTGGCCTGTCCAGTACATTGTCTTCACCTTTTGTCCCATATGCTCCCTTTATCTTGAACAAACAATAAACTATTTCGTTCTCCAAGTCTGAATCAATGTTGCTAACAATTAGGATCTAATTTCTGGTGGCATTGTgcaaaataagaaattttatgGCATCATTTATTTGCTCCTTGTCAAATGATACTCTCAACGAATGACAATGTATCCATGAATGCTGCTCAGGTGGACGTAAATGATATTTGAACTCGGATTTAAGCTTTTGAATAGACACACATTTTAAATTTGCACAAAAAATATAGACTACGGTCCTCTGGATCTTGCGGGATATCTTGCACAGAGGCGAATTGGGCCTGTCTGCTTTATATATGTCAAGTAGTTGATGACGGGGTGTGAAGAAACCTTTCTTTTTCCCTAAATAATCTGCCATTAGCTAATGCTTATTGGGGTCAATTAAAAAAGGGGAATTGGGTTACATAGCCCATTTACAAACTCACTCACCAATATCCGGAGCTTTTAAGGGGCTTGTTGTAATATGGACACATACGTTATATATCATTATACAAGTTAAACGgttcttgaaattttttttttatctacttGTATAACAGCATATAACATACCTCCCATTGTTTCGTGCACACTGAAAAATCACCTTTTTAAGGGAAGAGATcctcatttttttcaaaacatggaGATTAGTTGTGGGACTTAtaccacatcgaacttcaacaattccaactgtctatttttcaagttataTCTCAAAGATTCTTGCAACATATTAGTCAAATTGTAAATATTTGAGACAtaaatgagttcaaataaattcATGAACACTGTGTTCTGAAtcattaaaattttattataatagttaaattgaattgaatttttgtaagaatAATATATGAATCGAgtgttataaaataaataaacgaGAAATAGAGAATGTCATTTCTTTACACAACTTGCAGACAGCAAATCAAAAAATAAGTccccaaaaaatataaaacccaaaacaaaacaaaaaaaaccaataaaaactAAAAGCCCAAAAACCCAAACCCAACACGGAAGTGTCGACAACAGGCACTgtcatcttcttctttgtttgtttggtcAAAACTCTCTTCCTGTTTAGCCTGTTCTTCTTATTCTCTGCAATCTCTGAAACTTCTGAAACGATTGGTGAAGGTAAAGCTTCTACGTCTTCCCATCATTTTTAAGCAAATATGAGATGGGGTTTTacttttactttcttttctcACAGATTCATCTTCTGGGCATCCCCAtagaacccttttttttttatatatatatattattaaaaagCACAATGCTTGTTTGCTGCCATCTcctttcaatttatttttaagtttgtttgttGGTGGGTTTTTCTATTCGTGTTGTTTGAAACCAAAATACCAGTTAAAGTTCAATTCCTTTTGTACTTCTTTCATCTGCCAAAACCAAAGCTTTCCCTTTCTCACATTGGTAGTTCATACTTGTGGCTTGTAGGACTAATATTATAGTGTGATTGTCTGAATTATTATTGtggttattttttaattatcgtGATTAATTAATAAGGAATTGACTTGATATTCATGCCTCTGAATGTTTGTAATAGCTTATAGTTTACATCAAAATTTAGTGATTGAGGGATGGGAATGGGATAATCCAATGATATCTAGATTTACCTGTATGTATATAATCTTCAACACGTGCCTTGAGTCATCATTGTCTCTTGGAATCTTACAGTGTTCGGAGGCGGTGTAGTTTAAAACCGGAGTTGAGAGAAACCCATTTTGAGGTTTAAGTTTGCATCCAAATTTTGTTGCATGCAATATCAAGTAAAAGTGATGTTTCTAATTAGTTAATCCTCCACACCTGCGTGGAATAATTTGGAATTTTGTGTTATAGAAGTTGTCTGGCATCGAGTTAATTTGTAGGAGGAGTTCCAACTTTGTTTTGATTGATACATATACATGACATGCGCAAAGCTGTCCATTCTAGTTTCCTCAACATTGCTAGTTACAATCgggcatatattttttttgtgagCCAAATCGAATTCCTTGTATTTGGGGAAGTGTTACTCTATAGCGCAACAATTTTTTTCGCAACTGTCAGTGCCAATTGGTTTAATGGGTTTGTTGATGGATCTATTCCCTGTCACTGATTAATTTTCTGAAGTTGAATGTGATGATGGTATTGTTGAGAACGCTGCTGTGATTCTGATGCTTATAAGGTGTCGAAAATACATGACAAAGCTTTAATGACATTGATCATTGCTACTCTGTCTCCTTCTGCATTTTCAAACATTATTGGTGATCATAGTTCTCAGGAAATGTGATGATGGTATTGTTAACGATTTGCTAATGTCACTGGAACTAGTACTAGAAAGACCTGTTCTTGCTGTTGTGGCAATGGCAAGGATTTAGTTATCTAGAATTGTAAATCTGATATATTTCAAAGATATAGGCTCACAAATCCTGGGGGTAAGATTTGTTTATTCCAGATCTCGAAAAACGGCTGTGGATTAGTTGTCTGGCTAACGAGAAGACAATTATGAGAATTGTAGTCAAGCTAGACTTTGTGAGGTCAAATTTATATAATTGTGTGACTGATATTGGAATTGTTTAATTGCATTATCCTTGCCAGTCAATTTCATAACATGAGTTGTAGATTTTTCCTTTCTTGATAGGCATGAAAgaaattagtttttgtttttgcgcTGATTTCCATATCGTTTATCAGTTTTGATTAGTTATTATTGGTGTCTTAAAGTTGCAGCCAACATGCTTCACAACAACTAATTAATGAAGCAGGGTGTTCCGCAATGGATTTCAAACAAGAAGAGAGTAAGACGGTAACCATGGACTCTACAAGTCAGGGGATCGAGGGTTCATCTGTTAAGATAAAGGTGTTGTTCTTTGCCAGGGCTCGTGGCCTAACTGGCTTGAGTGATATGCCACTGGAGGTGTCCTCTGGTAGTACTGCCCTTGATTGTTTAGATAAGCTCATCGCCATGTTTCCAAGCTTGACAGAGATCCGCGGATGCATGGTGCTTGCTCTTAATGAGGCGTACACAGCTGATTCTGCAGTCGTCAAAGACAAGGATGAGTTGGCCATAATACCTCCTATAAGTGGTGGCTGAAGGCATCTCATATAACCGACTGTAAGGATGTCCATATATTCTAAACCTTGAATAGTTATAGAAGGTTGTTCGTAGTTATCGTTGATCTCATACGCATGCAAGTACATCCATAAAGCCGAAGTCTTGGATATCTTTTTTGATAGGTGAAACCTCGGGTACCAACAATCGTTATTGTCGACATTTGGTAGCTAATAAAGGAGGAGAACATAAGCACATAATTTTAGCTTCTTGGGAGATGTATGATGTTGTGATATGTGTACAAACCAGTAGTACCCACTAAATTATCTGCTCCTTTTTTTTTGAAAGTGCAGATGCATCTGCAAAAGGCTGCAGCAGTTGTGCCTAATAATTTGATGACCAAAGTTCATGTTTTAAACCTCGATCGGAATGATCTACCACTCTGCACTGTCACACGGGCCACGAACAATTAACCACATAAAAAGACATGCGAAAGATTATTAACCACATAAATAGGAACTATTATCTTCCACTTGGTAAGAGTAAATATCCATAAATGAAATAATGTCACCTAAAAAAGAGTTAAAAGACTTCTTAAACCACTATTTGTCATTAGTTTATGGACACTCAATGTCCTATTCTTAACGGAAATACATATTAACTTCAAGAACAAAGTTTCCAACCATAAATCTTCTATGTTTGGTAATCCGCAAGAGGCTTGTACCTGAACTGTTTAAGAGCATTCTTCCTAAGCACTCAGAAGTCTTGAGTTCAATTCCTCCCTTTCCCATCATCGTTTGTGTCAAAAAGGGGATTCCTAGCAACCCAACTTCAACATGACAGAGAGAAATACCAATTCCGGTAAAGAAATTGTGTTGAAAGTATTAATGCATTGTGAAGGATGCCAAAGTAAGGTTTCCAAGTGTTTGAGAGGTTTTGAAGGTAAAAATTCTTATACAAATATCTCTGCTCTTTTTACTGTGCATCTCAATTATAATATATTGAGCTAACGGAAGACATGAAGCAAAACAGAGCACAGTGACGTTCTAAGATTCACATAGCCGACCTCACTTAGTAAAATAAaacttggttgttgttgttgttgttgttgttgtatttcgATAGTATAGTGTACTTGCATGTATAACTTTTGGAGATTTTCTTTTGATTGATTAGGTGTTGAAGAGGTTGTGGTGGATTACCCAAATCATAAAGTGACCGTAAAGGGGGGGATCTGGTGGGGTGGACCAGATTTCGCGGTGGTGTGCTCCTTCCTCTCCTCTCATCAAGATAAATGTTGATGCCAGTTGGTCTAAGGTCTCTAAGATGGGTTTTGCTAGGGTGGTTATTCGGGCTGCGGAGGGGAGGTTTGTTGCCGCTGCAAGGTACCCTATTTCTGCTCCCTCAGCTGCTGCAGCTGAGGCTCTTGCTTTGCTTCATGGCTGTGAATTGGGTGCAGCTTTGGGTATCCATGCTCTGATTATTGAATCTGATTCTCTTGATGTTGTTAATTGTCTTTCTGATTCTCTTGAGATGGGCAGTTGGGAGTCTTTCCTTGTGTTGGCTCGGGTCAAGCAGCTTGGGGAGGCTTTCCAGTTCTGTCGCTGGTCGTGGGTTCCTCGATCAGCAAATGGTGTGGCGCATGAGCTGGCGTCGGTTGGTTTTCCGAAGATGAGGGAGTTTGTCTGGGTCGAGAGGCCTCCATCTTCGTTGGTCTTTGTCTTGAACAATGATGGGCTCCCGTGTCCTCATTGACTCCTTTTGGTGGTGTTTGGGGTGACGTCTCCACTTGGTGGCAACGTCTCTATTGTATCCCCGTACACTGCTTGTTTTCCTGCTCTGTGTTTGCCTCTCTGTAGACTTTCTTGGTCTTTGGCTTCTTTGCCttgctgttaaaaaaaaaaaaaataaaaaaaataaaaaaaaaagtgaccgTAAAGGGGAAGAAAGCCGACCCTCTAAGGGTTTTGGAGAGGGTACAAAACAAGTTTAGTAGAAACGCTGAACTCATATCTCCGATACCAAAACCagaaaacaaacagaaaaaggagcctgaaaagaaagaagcggtatgttttttatttaaacgaTATTCTAATCCATCTGGTCTAAATTACGGGGAGAATCATTCATTTTTTATACCGATATATATTACCGTTGTCTTGTTTTTGGGACTGGAAATGTAGGCTCCGCCTCAGGTGAAAGTTGTGGTTCTCAAAACGTTAATGCATTGCGAAGGCTGTGCAATTGACGTTAAGAAATACTTggagaaaataaaaggtaaatcCCTATTGGAAAGGATGCGCAACTGCTGATTCATGTTTTgtatcatcaaaatcggaaatCGTTTATTCATTGAACCTAAATGGTTCATTTTTCTATTGTTCTTAATTCTGAACAAGAAGTATCATTTCTCTTGTCGCCTATAGAAAACAAGATTTTAGTGAACGAGAATAAAATACAAGGATGACGGACGAGTTTAGGGATCATTGGTGAAATTAACCGGCTTGTTAAATTTGGCATATTGTAGGTGTTGGAAGTGTAGAAGCAAATATGGAGAGCTCAAGGGTGAGAGTGAGGGGAATAGTTGAAGCAGCAAAGCTGGTGGAGTACATAAAGAAGGAATTAGGGAAGCATGCTGAGATAGTGAAGCAAGAACAAGGTGAGGAGAAAGGGCAAGGAAGGGACAAGGCAGATAACAAGGGCCAAGGGAAGGACAAGGCCAGTAATAACAAGCAGCGCccggaaggaggaggagaatgcGTTTTCCAATATCCACCACAGTATTCAACCCAGCACATTTACCCTTGTCAAACATTTAGTGATGAAAACCCCCTTGCCTGTTCCACAATGTAAAAAGTCAATAGTAAAATTGAAGTTTCAGTTTCGGTTTGTCCATGAATGAAGCGATTTTCGGTAACAACAAGGTTC
This genomic interval from Malus domestica chromosome 05, GDT2T_hap1 contains the following:
- the LOC103425121 gene encoding heavy metal-associated isoprenylated plant protein 8, which encodes MHCEGCAIDVKKYLEKIKGVGSVEANMESSRVRVRGIVEAAKLVEYIKKELGKHAEIVKQEQGEEKGQGRDKADNKGQGKDKASNNKQRPEGGGECVFQYPPQYSTQHIYPCQTFSDENPLACSTM